In one window of Deltaproteobacteria bacterium PRO3 DNA:
- a CDS encoding YajQ family cyclic di-GMP-binding protein, with amino-acid sequence MPSFDAVSEVDHQEVDNAVNQATKEIQQRYDFKGTKTELKLDKNNIHVVSDNETKMKAVIEILQTKAMRRGIDIKSLSVGKIEPAGGQLVKCDVKVLEGIETEKAKKLTAAIKDSKLKVQAQIQDNQVRVTGKKRDDLQEAIALLKGQDFGIPLQFKNFRD; translated from the coding sequence ATGCCGTCTTTCGACGCGGTCAGCGAAGTCGACCACCAAGAGGTCGACAACGCCGTCAACCAGGCCACCAAAGAAATCCAACAGCGCTACGACTTCAAGGGCACCAAGACCGAGCTCAAGCTCGACAAGAACAATATCCACGTCGTCAGCGACAACGAGACCAAGATGAAGGCCGTGATCGAGATCCTCCAAACCAAGGCGATGCGGCGCGGGATCGACATCAAGTCGCTGTCCGTCGGCAAGATCGAGCCGGCCGGCGGCCAGCTGGTCAAGTGCGACGTCAAGGTCCTCGAGGGCATCGAGACCGAGAAGGCCAAGAAGCTCACCGCGGCGATCAAGGACAGCAAGCTCAAGGTCCAGGCCCAGATCCAGGACAACCAGGTCCGGGTGACGGGCAAGAAGCGGGACGACCTGCAGGAGGCCATCGCCCTGCTTAAAGGCCAGGACTTCGGGATTCCCCTGCAATTCAAGAACTTTCGCGATTAG